Genomic window (Scleropages formosus chromosome 16, fSclFor1.1, whole genome shotgun sequence):
TGTCGCTCTCACCAGTAAGGGAAAGGGGCGCCGACAGGAAGCTTCCATGGCGTcactcgctgtgtgtgtgtgtgtttcacctgtGTTGTCATCTTGATGTCTCGCTCTGCGTCTAGCTGTTGTCACGGCTGTAAGGCGGAGCGCGGcgggtggcgcagcagttacagctgtcaccttgcactcaaGGGActctggttcgaatcccacatcctgctgtagtttcCTTCAGCTCGACActccaagtcactttggagaaatggctaaataaacgtaaattgtGAGCGGGTATGCAGCCTGCATGGCAGGGCGTGGAAAAGTCAGTGGTGAAGTGCTGTGCATGTTGTTCACGACTGACGGCATCAGGACAGTGCAGATGCAGTGTCCCACTggatgctgtgtgtgctgttcaCAATTTACCATGTTAATACAGCGCAGCGCAGGTTCAGCTGTGAAGCTCTGTCTCGATACCCGTTCCTGTGGGACCTGCAGCCTGTGTCTTTGGTAGGACGCGTCCAGCGGAGCCGTGAGGAATGTCTGCACGTATGGGACGGGATCCGACATGCCGCGCAGGTGCTGGAATGTGAGCTGGCAGGGGACGAGAGCGGCTGCGAGGGCCGTAGCGGCGGGGGCAGGGTTCAAGAGCGATCGGAGCGCAGGTGAACAGAGTCCCCTGGTGTTGAGCTCCTCCTTTCCTGCTGGAGACCTTTGGAGAGTTCGGTAGAAGCTCCTGGAAGACGGCATGAGGTGAAGGTCACTGCTCCTTGGGGGGGAGCTGCTGAGGCTGCGGGGCCCAGGCTGCGCGTGGCGGAACGCAGCGGCCGCACACACGTCGTCCAACTGCTCATTAAAAGCTTCGTCCGTTAAACGCGCGCATATCTGTCTCGGAAACAAACGCAGACATCTCGTTGTTCCGGAGACCTCCGGACCGACGGACGGCTGCAGATTCCTGTTGCCCGTGTGAGACGGCGTTGTCTCGTCGCCTGTTCACACGCTCGTCTGTGGGCCTTTGGTTCCTTTGAAGGTTCAGCCCAGTTATTCATCAGCAGGTAAACTGAGAGCGGCGGGCGGGGAGGGCGGCTACACACTCGTACTTCTAGCGAAAGAACAACTCGCTGCGTAAGGCTTCTGCATTCCACAGGATCAGCACGCTTCCGCCATTGTGAGACTGCATTGCTGCCCACGCGCACCTGGATGCACCGGAGTGGAGCGTGTGATGCGGTTGTTGCGCTCCGTGTTGTCCGGCTGCAAGAATTTCAGGATGATATTATCTTTTTCCACATAGCAGCACCAGCCAGGGAAGAGGAGTCGCACTACTTCTGTAGTCGTGTAACATGTTTATTGACTTTGTTACAGTGAAAGTGACATAAGatggctgagaaaaaaaatacaggtataCCCTGGTAtatggacccccagaggattttttttttttttttttttttttttggttcctttcctccatggccagtagacaAACTTACAAGTTTAATAACTGCAAGGAAACAGTATTACTCTAGTACAGACAGACCTGGGCATTTTACGGCCCCCGCGCCACATCCGGGCCTTTGGCTGTCTCTGTGCGGCCCCCGAGAGATCAATCggaaattagaaataaaatgtaaataagtgtacgcCATACACAGAATACAAccacattgtttttattttgaaagcgacagctatttttttctttcttcaatttACGCATGTGTGCGCGTGCCGTAACGAGAGGGATCGAGGACATCGTGGGAAATCTGgagcttcagctgcaaaacaaagtggACACTTTTGACTTGTTCTCCTTGGCTTTGATGACAGCTGCGATGTCCGCAACGCAGCCCGGTTACTCGTCTTTGTACGTGGGACAACGAAGGAAAGTTTAAGGTTACGGAGGAGCTGACAGCAATGCGGTCATTGAAAGGGACGACAACAGGCAGGGAGGGATTTGTTCACAGAGGTAAATGCAGAGTTGGACAAGTTGGGACtgaaatgggacaaactggCAGGTGTTACAACGGATGGTTGTCCAAATCTGACGGGGAAAATGTCGGACTTTTGAAGCGGATGCAggataaagtgactgaaattaacccagaaactggtatttttacactgtcttgtaattcagtgtaaaaattaaccatgttATTGATGTTGTAACTAAATAGTTAAATTCATCAGGGCATGAGCACTGAATCAGAGATAGtttgttgcacttttcttttcccccctgCAGTGTGGATAATACACCCAGCGATGTTCAGCTCAAACTCATTGACCTGCAGTCTGATACACTACTGGCAGAGCACTTTTAGTCACTATCGctgctggatttttactcttctctcaAAGAGGAGAACTTTCCGCACATGAGGAGGCATGCTCAGAAGATGTTTGTTCTCTTTGGATCTACctacatatgtgaacaaacattctcaGTGATGAAGTTTAACAAATCCAGACACAGATCCTCTCTCCCTCATGATCACCTGTCAGCTGTCCTTCGCATATCCACCTCAGACATTCAACCAGACTTCAGTGCACTTGTTCAAACCCAAGACAGACTGGATTTTTCTCactgaacatgaaaaaagaaccaaaaaacaccaaaagcacttattgctttttgtataaagttaatttttggtctttaacatactgtaaaacatacacattttcagtattgtttttgtgaaggtgTAATGATTGGTTTTTCCACTACTTTTTACTGCTATATTTGACCTAGTCCACATTTTCGTACCCTTATCGTAACATGTATTCTTACGCACAGCAGCTAATTAAAACCATACAATTTACCGCTTTTTATAAAGCGATAAAATTAGTATTGATCAGAATTAAGTTCAGCCTATTGGTTCGGCCCTCCGCACCAGTCCAGTTTCTCATGTGGCCCCTTCGGAAAATTAATTGCCCACCTCTGCTCTGCTATATAGTCAGGTCTCATTTCTTTCTCTTATTCCCTGTTCAGCTCTGTAAAAATACGTGGAATTGAGCTGAAGACGAATACATGTATATAGAATTGGCGCATGCAGCTCCAGCGTGTGCTGATGAGCGGGGATGTTCACCAGCGAGGACCTTGAGCGACCTTTGACCCTTGCGGAAGGGTGCGGTCATGCGACCTGAACGGTGCCGTAGCGTCGACGGGGTTCGCGGTCGGCAGGCTGGGAGGTCAGACGGGCCGTACCGCGGTGTTTCTCTCGCTGAGCAACGGGCTTGCGCGCGTGGTCCCGCCAGGAGGGCGGCGCCGCTAGCTGCCTGCGCGGTGCCCTCCGCTTGGAGTTGGTGGTCCAGATGCCCCAGAGGAGCTGCGCAGGCTCGGGGAGTGCGAGATTCTCACCTGCGGTGCCTCCTTGGGCTTTAACACGGTCGAGATGGTTCATGGTGGTGAGGAACACGTGCCTTGTGAACGGTGTTCAGTTGCTTGTGGAGGACGAGCGAAGTACTGCTACACAGTACCGGGGTAACAGAGATGTGGGAAAGGAAGACATGGTACTACCATGGTTTGTGGCGTTCAGCAAGAAGAGTACAGGACACtgtactggtgtgtgtgtgtgtgtgtgtgtgtgtgtgtgtgtgtgtgtgtgtgtgtgtgtggatggataGGGTTAGGAGACTTTCTCTGGGCTTTTGCTGATTACTCATCGTCATCCCAAACCAGTTTGACTGCTTGTTCtcgaaatatacacacacacggagcgTGTGTAGCAGACAAAAAGAGCCCCAGACACATAGAGCCCATAGAAGGAACAACACTGTGCTTTACTGTGGTTCAGCTGCAGGTCACACCAatagagcacacacacattgcccccagggggaggggggttgtgAAACCTTACAGGTAGTTCCAGTGTGCTTCATACACACCCGCTAGGTTTTTGGACACACTTGGCGAGACTCACGTCAGACCTGTAACTGGACACATGGTCCGTGTCAACTCCGGTACCACATTTACCGTTATCATTTACCTCCTGCACAATGGGACTGACACCCACTGAGGTTGGTTTTCCCCTCCCTAGTACAGGgccgttgtgtgtgtgcgcgcctgtGTGCGCATGCCTGCAACAGTGTGAACGCACAGCTCTCTGATATTGATCTGTGTCACACGGTGCTCGTGGAATGCGGTCATGTTTCTCTGTCCGCTCCTCCGTGCGGTCAgccctccgtgtgtgtgtgtgtgtgtgtgtgtgtgtgtgtgtgtgtgtgtttcctgcctCGAGGAGACGCGACCCGCAAACCCTCCTGTGGTCTTAATCTTAGTCTTACTGCTGATGTTACTGTCGATCCCGTGTTCCCTGTTAGGAATAAATCATAGTAAATTGCGGTAAATCACACTAGACTCACCGAGGTTTAGGGCCAGTAGCTGTGTCCTGTAAGAGTGAAAAGCTGTATCCCTGGGATGTGTTTGACGCAGGACATCGCAGATGAActtcacaggtgtgtgtgatgggCACTGCGTTGTGTGTAAGCTCCTGAGGGGTCCCACAGCCGGGAGTGTTTTCACTGTGGCTGTGCCGCTGTAACAAGCCGCAGTGTGCCTGCTGCCACAATGCACCTTGTAACTGCAgctctgtgtgcgcgtgtgtctcaGCATGTGTTGGTAATTGTTCCACTGTCCCTCAGAACGGGATGTTCGACCCCAGCCATGTTGTTCAGGAGACGGTCACTGTGGAAGAGGAACCCCAGCAAGCCCCTTCAGTTGTCTCCATGGAGATCGGTGAGGACGGAACCACGCGCCGCGCAGAGACCACGGTATGCTAcccggcgtgtgtgtgtgtgtgtgtgcgtgcgtgcgtgtgcgcgcgcgctcaccACCCCTCGCACTCTTGAAGGTGAAGAAGGCGGTGAAGACGGTGACCACACGCACGGTCATCCCGTCGGTGTCCGACATGCTGTCTGTGGACGGAATGGGCCCCTACCCCGGCACTATGGATCGCGGCTACAGAGCAGCAGGGCTGCCGGGAAGGGACTACCCCTCCGGCCCCACGCCCCACGGCTATCAGTATGCCCCCTCTGACACATACTCGAGCCTGGGCAGGGGGGTGCACATGGAGCCTCGTTACAGGTGAGTGGCTCCTGGAGTGCGGGCGGGAGTGCCGAGCAGCACGTGTCTGTGAGCGTGTGTGAGCGCGCGTGTGACCTGTCACCTGCCGCCTCAGGCCCGTGGATGGGTACCGCACGCTGGATTCCACCTACCGGGTGCCGAGCCGCCAGCAGCTGGACCCGTACGGAGCGCAGCCACAGGTGCGCATGGGCAGCGCCGCCGACCTGGTGGGCATACAGCGCTTCGTGCCCGAACCCTACGGCCTGGAGGACGACCAGCGCAGCATCGGCTACGACGAACCCGACTACGGCATGGGGCCGCCCACCCACTACGGCACGGTGCCGCGCCTGGGCTACGGCGCCCCCCGGAGGATTGGGTGAGCAGGGGCCGGGGAGAATAGTAACGGCAGTCTGAGCTGCCACACCGTACACTTCTGTGACGTCTCTGGTGCGTGTGCTCGCATGTTCAGGAGCTACGAGGTCCTCGACGGAGACATGAGCGCAACGGGAGACATGTACTATTGGGGTAGGGGGGCTCCCCTGGCCCAGGGTGAGAGGGGCAGCATGGCCTCCCTGGACAGCACCCTCCGCAAGGCCCCTCCCACGGGCTGGAGGCAGCCGGAGCTGCCCGAGGTGATCGCCATGCTCAACTACCGCCTGGATCCGGTGCGCAGCAACGCCGCTGCCTACCTGCAGCACCTCACCTTCCAGAACGACAAGGTAAAGGGGTACCGTTCGCCGCAGACGGGATGCAGTACGCTGGGGCTCCAGAAGCATTAACAGTGCGGTTGTGGTTGGTGGCGCCGCAGGTGAAGTCGGACGTCCGGCGCCTGAAGGGCATCCCCTCCCTCGTGTCCATGCTGGACAGCCCCAACAGGGAGGTGCATTACGCCGCCTGTGGGGCCCTCAAGAACATCTCCTTTGGGCGCGACCGTGACAACAAGGTAGCTATCAAGAACTGCGATGGCGTTCCTGCGCTCGTGCGCCTGCTCCGGAAGACCAGGGACCAGGACCTCACGGAGAACATCACGGGTAGGTGTAGGTGGCGCTGGCGCCCCCGCTTGGCTGCCGATGGTGGCTCCGAGCAGTCGGGTGAGGAAGAACGTGTATGTTTGCAGCCACTCTCTGGAACATGTCTTCGCATGAGGGTGTGAAGATGGAGATCGTGGACCACGCGCTGCACACTCTCTCCGATGAGGTGCTGGTGCCACGCTCCGGCTGGGAGAGGGTCGGCGAGGGCGACGGCGGGACGGCCGAGGAGAGCTGTAAACCACGGCACATGGAGTGGGAAGTGGCGCTCACCAACACGACCGGCTGCcttaggtacacacacacacgcgcgcgcacacacacacacacacacacacacacacacacgcacacagcatTGCGTCACATGCTGGGCTGTGCCTCGTCCGAAGTCAGAGATCTGAGACAGGAGTGGAtatcccagcatgccttgctCCGTGCCCCTCAGGAATGTGAGCTCAGAGCGCAGCGAGGCCCGGCGCAAGCTGAGGGAGTGCACAGGACTGGTGGACGCCGTCATGTACATCGTCCAGTCGCAAATCGACCGCAAAGATGTCGACAGCAAGGTGCCCTGGGATGGGGCTGGTGgagggcgggcgggcgggcaggCAGCACTGCCAGCTCATTCCTTTCACTTGgtttctctccttttccccACAGCTCACGGAGaacagtgtgtgtctgctcaGGAATCTGTCTTACCAAGTGCACCGCGAGGTACCGGGGCACGAGCGCTACCAGGAGGCGGCACCCGTACACCAGGGCCCTCCCCCAGGCTCCGCCCATACTGCAAGCTGCTTCGGCACCCGCAAGGGCAAAGGTCAGTGGGTGTTGCACTTGGGTACGGAACGGGGGAACGTTCCAGAATCGGGCTGTGGTCTCTGCTGCTTGGGCCGCTGCGGTGTGCTGTTTCGTGGTGGTGTAACAGGGTAATCTGATGCGTTTACTTGGTGCTGAGTCGGGGTCCCCTCTCTCTGATTCTCGCTGCACCTCCTCTGGTCAGACAAGTGTTTCTTTAGAggttgtgtatgtgtatgtgtgtgtgtctgctgtgcttCTGTTGTGCTGCGCTGCACTGTGGTGCTGCCGTAACCCCTCCCATACTCATCAGCCCTCTGTAGTGGAGCACTCATGGTCATCGGGTCACAGCAGCTCCAGTGTCCAAAGTTTGTCCCTTATCCATTTCACCTGTGATGTCGTGGAATGAACTGtctccctcggagctgctgaatccctcccgcaCCGAAGAAGTGCCTCGAGCCCATCTCTTTGACAGCCGCTTGTCTCTTGACCTCCTGAcggctccataaatgagtccaacaccatctgcctGGACCGGCAGACACAGCGCTGTTGGACTCGCTGACAGTGTGTCTCTGTTTCTTGGCTAAATGCACTCTGTTTATATGAGCTGCACTGCAATTAGCAGTGTCAGCGTACAGCCTGGCAAAGCGCAGGGTAAACCGTCACGGTCGCAGCTGCAGCCAGCAGGCACGACTTTATGTGGACTGGGAGAACAGCAGTGCGTGCGGTGTATGTGCTAAAGAGCTCCGCTGTGTTTCCAGGGCGGAAGGACGCAGACAACGTGACGGAGGAGCTCATTGACCTTCCGAAGAGAAGCGCTCCCGCCAAAGGTAACCGCTCCTGGTTGGTCCGACCACCCGTCCCCCGGCAGCACTGTCCCccgctccctccctctcacGCTGCGCTTCTGCTGGGTTCCAGGGTACGAGCTGCTCTTCCAGCCCGAGGTGGTCCGTCTCTACACCTCCCTGCTCAAGGAGAGCAAGAACCCGTCGGTGCTGGAGGCGGCTGCCGGGTCGCTGCAGAACCTGTGCGCAGGACGCTGGACCGTGAGTGCCCCGCCCAATCGTTACTGCGGTGCGCTGCCTGTGCCCTTTCGGTGTGCGTCAAGTCGCCGTACTGACACCCGTTCCCTGCCCCGCAGTATGGCCGCTACATCCGTGCCGTGATGCGACAGGAGAAGGGGCTCCCGGTGTTGACCGAGCTGCTGGGCCACGGAAATAACCGGGTCGTCAGGGCCATGTCTGGAGCCCTGAGGAACCTGGCCCTCGACCCCAGGAACAAGGAGCTCATGggtatgtgtgtgcgcacatctGGGCGAACTGTTTGTTTATTcggttgtgtgtatgtgtgcgcgcgcgttcaTTGCTGTGCTTGTTGCACACAGGGAAACATGCGGTGCCGCACCTGGTGGCCAATCTGCCAGGGGGGGGCCAGCAGCAGCCAGCTCGCGCGCTGACCGAGGACACGGTCGTGTCGATCCTGAGCACGCTGGCCGAGGTTTTGGGCTCC
Coding sequences:
- the LOC108925867 gene encoding catenin delta-1-like isoform X1 gives rise to the protein MRVLLPHLTTDATPALTGSRRLSDARRWGKGGVAERSASTRALPQAAKQPGAQRAARLGPRAAHQHTGCVLVGSVRFGSALQRARATSANGSCFERDYRKLSSSGAASEAPQNWDHHVARKKNCMQGSYNGAVEKLMPRRFTFMGSIYVCACVSLSASSNGMFDPSHVVQETVTVEEEPQQAPSVVSMEIGEDGTTRRAETTVKKAVKTVTTRTVIPSVSDMLSVDGMGPYPGTMDRGYRAAGLPGRDYPSGPTPHGYQYAPSDTYSSLGRGVHMEPRYRPVDGYRTLDSTYRVPSRQQLDPYGAQPQVRMGSAADLVGIQRFVPEPYGLEDDQRSIGYDEPDYGMGPPTHYGTVPRLGYGAPRRIGSYEVLDGDMSATGDMYYWGRGAPLAQGERGSMASLDSTLRKAPPTGWRQPELPEVIAMLNYRLDPVRSNAAAYLQHLTFQNDKVKSDVRRLKGIPSLVSMLDSPNREVHYAACGALKNISFGRDRDNKVAIKNCDGVPALVRLLRKTRDQDLTENITATLWNMSSHEGVKMEIVDHALHTLSDEVLVPRSGWERVGEGDGGTAEESCKPRHMEWEVALTNTTGCLRNVSSERSEARRKLRECTGLVDAVMYIVQSQIDRKDVDSKLTENSVCLLRNLSYQVHREVPGHERYQEAAPVHQGPPPGSAHTASCFGTRKGKGRKDADNVTEELIDLPKRSAPAKGYELLFQPEVVRLYTSLLKESKNPSVLEAAAGSLQNLCAGRWTYGRYIRAVMRQEKGLPVLTELLGHGNNRVVRAMSGALRNLALDPRNKELMGKHAVPHLVANLPGGGQQQPARALTEDTVVSILSTLAEVLGSSVEAAKTLRSSQGIERLVLINKDGNRSEREVRGAGQVLQLVWGHKELRRTLEKDGWKKTDFMVNPNPPTATRSNGRYDDSTLPLMDRGDQQDREAEMIPMSDMGPDPYSTLDQRERRNTMDNSLDPLDKNAAQGE
- the LOC108925867 gene encoding catenin delta-1-like isoform X2 — its product is MFDPSHVVQETVTVEEEPQQAPSVVSMEIGEDGTTRRAETTVKKAVKTVTTRTVIPSVSDMLSVDGMGPYPGTMDRGYRAAGLPGRDYPSGPTPHGYQYAPSDTYSSLGRGVHMEPRYRPVDGYRTLDSTYRVPSRQQLDPYGAQPQVRMGSAADLVGIQRFVPEPYGLEDDQRSIGYDEPDYGMGPPTHYGTVPRLGYGAPRRIGSYEVLDGDMSATGDMYYWGRGAPLAQGERGSMASLDSTLRKAPPTGWRQPELPEVIAMLNYRLDPVRSNAAAYLQHLTFQNDKVKSDVRRLKGIPSLVSMLDSPNREVHYAACGALKNISFGRDRDNKVAIKNCDGVPALVRLLRKTRDQDLTENITATLWNMSSHEGVKMEIVDHALHTLSDEVLVPRSGWERVGEGDGGTAEESCKPRHMEWEVALTNTTGCLRNVSSERSEARRKLRECTGLVDAVMYIVQSQIDRKDVDSKLTENSVCLLRNLSYQVHREVPGHERYQEAAPVHQGPPPGSAHTASCFGTRKGKGRKDADNVTEELIDLPKRSAPAKGYELLFQPEVVRLYTSLLKESKNPSVLEAAAGSLQNLCAGRWTYGRYIRAVMRQEKGLPVLTELLGHGNNRVVRAMSGALRNLALDPRNKELMGKHAVPHLVANLPGGGQQQPARALTEDTVVSILSTLAEVLGSSVEAAKTLRSSQGIERLVLINKDGNRSEREVRGAGQVLQLVWGHKELRRTLEKDGWKKTDFMVNPNPPTATRSNGRYDDSTLPLMDRGDQQDREAEMIPMSDMGPDPYSTLDQRERRNTMDNSLDPLDKNAAQGE